One segment of Amycolatopsis alba DSM 44262 DNA contains the following:
- a CDS encoding SMP-30/gluconolactonase/LRE family protein, with translation MAFGEVTVIPVNGHGPEDVVVDDQGRIYTGVDDGRILRVSPDGKRIDVLGDTGGRPLGLELFGEDLLICDAKAGLLTMPLAGGDVTTLATSAVGLDFVFCNNAAVAADGTVYFTDSSRLFGIEKWRDDLIEQTGGGRLLRRTPDGKIDQLADGFQFANGVALPPDESYVAVAETGACRVSRVWLTGDRAGERDYLVDELWGYPDNISTGSDGLIWITVASPKVPALSLVQKLPAPLRAGVRALPTALQPAPARECGVRAVTPDGKQVHELRGEIDGFHVLVGVRERAGKLYFGSLEDNAIAVTSV, from the coding sequence ATGGCGTTCGGCGAGGTCACGGTCATCCCGGTCAACGGGCACGGTCCCGAGGACGTCGTGGTCGACGACCAGGGACGGATCTACACCGGCGTCGACGACGGGCGGATCCTGCGCGTCTCGCCGGACGGCAAGCGGATCGACGTCCTCGGCGACACCGGCGGCCGCCCGCTGGGGCTGGAACTCTTCGGCGAAGACCTCCTGATCTGCGACGCCAAGGCTGGTCTGCTGACCATGCCGCTGGCCGGTGGCGACGTCACCACTCTGGCGACGTCGGCGGTGGGGCTGGACTTCGTGTTCTGCAACAACGCCGCCGTGGCCGCCGACGGGACGGTGTACTTCACCGACTCGTCGCGGCTCTTCGGCATCGAGAAGTGGCGTGACGACCTGATCGAGCAGACCGGCGGCGGCAGGCTGCTGCGCCGGACACCCGACGGGAAGATCGACCAGCTCGCCGACGGTTTCCAGTTCGCCAACGGCGTCGCGCTGCCGCCCGACGAGTCCTATGTGGCCGTCGCCGAGACCGGCGCCTGCCGGGTCTCACGCGTCTGGCTCACGGGCGACCGGGCAGGCGAACGGGACTACCTCGTCGACGAGCTGTGGGGCTACCCCGACAACATCTCGACCGGTAGCGACGGGCTGATCTGGATCACCGTGGCGAGCCCGAAGGTCCCCGCGCTTTCCTTGGTGCAGAAGCTTCCCGCGCCGCTGCGGGCCGGTGTCCGGGCGCTGCCGACGGCCCTGCAGCCCGCACCCGCGAGGGAGTGCGGGGTGCGCGCGGTGACCCCGGACGGGAAGCAGGTCCACGAACTGCGCGGGGAGATCGACGGATTCCACGTGCTCGTCGGGGTCCGCGAACGGGCCGGGAAGCTGTACTTCGGCTCCCTGGAGGACAACGCGATCGCCGTCACGTCAGTCTAG
- a CDS encoding VOC family protein: protein MNRKSREFQVTFDAHDPKALSLFWRDALGYVHPGPPGVEVPEGTDPLDAWDEFLERVGVPEDQRNTRSALEDPDGLGPKIFFQQVPEGKIAKNRVHLDIRAAPGLEGEERMAAFEAECDRLVALGAKRVQRFEPEQPLSLGFIVMNDPEGNEFCLD, encoded by the coding sequence ATGAACCGCAAGAGCCGCGAATTCCAGGTCACCTTCGACGCCCACGACCCGAAAGCCCTCTCCCTCTTCTGGCGGGACGCCCTGGGTTACGTCCACCCCGGCCCGCCTGGGGTCGAGGTGCCCGAGGGCACCGACCCGCTGGACGCCTGGGACGAGTTCCTCGAACGTGTCGGCGTTCCCGAGGATCAGCGCAACACTCGATCCGCCCTCGAGGACCCGGACGGCCTGGGTCCGAAGATCTTCTTCCAGCAGGTCCCGGAGGGCAAGATCGCCAAGAACCGCGTCCACCTCGACATCCGGGCCGCACCCGGCCTCGAAGGGGAAGAGCGCATGGCGGCGTTCGAAGCCGAGTGCGACAGGCTCGTCGCACTCGGGGCGAAGCGGGTTCAGCGCTTCGAGCCCGAGCAGCCGCTGAGCCTCGGCTTCATCGTGATGAACGACCCGGAGGGCAACGAATTCTGCCTAGACTGA
- a CDS encoding helix-turn-helix transcriptional regulator yields MEDERGTTERVLTLLGLLQQRAVWTGPELAARLGVTARTIRRDVERLRALGYPVQASNGVGGGYQLGPGHDMPPLLLDDEEAIATAVSLLAGAGSGDAALRALTKLDRVLPARLRREVRALSGSIVAFDGSRAPIDPDVLMTLARACRDEVEAGFGYPSAGVVASRRVEPYRLVASGPRWYLLAFDLDRDDWRTFRVDKMTEVSARSWRFRPRPAPDAAAYVQENVASRVYRHQARFLVHAPASVVRAQIPASAAVVRERGGSRCEVVSGAGDLDFLLMHVVVLGHAFEVIEPVELGERCRVLADRLLAASGDPHSED; encoded by the coding sequence ATGGAGGACGAGCGAGGGACGACCGAGCGGGTGCTCACCCTGCTCGGGCTGCTCCAGCAGCGCGCGGTGTGGACCGGTCCCGAACTGGCGGCCCGGCTCGGCGTCACCGCGCGCACCATCCGGCGGGACGTCGAACGGCTGCGCGCGCTCGGTTATCCGGTGCAGGCCAGCAACGGTGTCGGTGGCGGCTACCAGCTCGGCCCCGGCCACGACATGCCGCCGTTGCTGCTGGACGACGAGGAAGCGATCGCCACCGCGGTCTCGCTGCTCGCCGGCGCGGGCAGCGGTGACGCCGCGCTGCGGGCGTTGACGAAACTCGACCGGGTGCTCCCGGCCAGACTGCGACGCGAGGTGCGCGCACTGTCCGGCTCGATCGTGGCCTTCGACGGAAGCCGTGCGCCGATCGACCCCGACGTGCTCATGACACTGGCCCGCGCGTGCCGCGACGAGGTCGAGGCGGGCTTCGGGTATCCGTCTGCCGGCGTGGTCGCTTCGCGGCGGGTTGAGCCGTACCGGCTGGTGGCTTCCGGTCCGCGTTGGTACTTGCTGGCTTTCGACCTGGATCGCGACGATTGGCGCACTTTCCGCGTCGACAAGATGACCGAGGTCTCCGCGCGTTCTTGGCGATTCCGGCCGCGTCCGGCGCCCGACGCGGCGGCTTATGTCCAGGAGAACGTGGCCAGCCGGGTCTATCGGCATCAGGCCCGATTTCTGGTGCACGCGCCCGCTTCTGTCGTGCGGGCGCAGATTCCGGCTTCGGCGGCCGTCGTGCGGGAACGGGGTGGTTCGCGGTGTGAGGTGGTGAGCGGGGCGGGGGATCTCGACTTTTTGCTGATGCATGTGGTGGTGCTGGGGCATGCGTTCGAGGTGATCGAGCCGGTGGAATTGGGGGAGCGGTGCCGGGTCCTGGCCGACCGATTGCTGGCGGCTTCTGGCGATCCGCATTCAGAGGACTGA
- a CDS encoding enoyl-CoA hydratase family protein: MSPFRATPPITANWEHFEFTVDDGVATVTLDRPEKLNALTFDIYADLRDLLAELPHRGDVRVLVITGRGRGFCSGGDVEEIIGELQKMESAELLEFTRMTGAVVKALRECPIPVIAAVNGVAAGAGSVIALASDFRLLASSAKFAFLFTKVGLAGADMGSAYLLPRLVGLGRATELLMLGDKIDAARAEAIGLASQVVPDAELATEASALARRLADGPALAYGTTKVLLTRELDMDLGSSIELEAITQALLMTAKDHGEFYAAWTAGRSPRWTGR, from the coding sequence ATGAGCCCGTTCCGCGCCACGCCGCCGATCACGGCGAACTGGGAGCACTTCGAGTTCACCGTGGACGACGGTGTCGCCACGGTCACCTTGGACCGCCCCGAAAAGCTGAACGCGCTCACCTTCGACATCTACGCGGACCTTCGCGACCTGCTGGCCGAATTGCCGCACCGCGGCGACGTCCGGGTGCTGGTCATCACCGGCCGCGGACGCGGATTCTGCTCCGGCGGCGACGTCGAAGAGATCATCGGCGAGCTGCAGAAAATGGAATCCGCGGAATTGCTCGAATTCACCCGCATGACCGGCGCGGTGGTGAAGGCGCTGCGTGAGTGCCCCATCCCGGTGATCGCCGCGGTGAACGGCGTCGCGGCGGGCGCGGGTTCGGTGATCGCGCTGGCCAGTGACTTCCGGCTGCTGGCGTCGTCGGCGAAGTTCGCTTTCCTGTTCACGAAGGTCGGCTTGGCCGGTGCGGACATGGGCTCGGCGTACCTGCTGCCGCGGCTGGTCGGGCTGGGCCGGGCGACGGAACTGCTGATGCTGGGCGACAAGATCGACGCCGCGCGGGCAGAGGCCATCGGGCTGGCTTCGCAGGTCGTTCCCGACGCCGAGCTCGCCACCGAGGCTTCGGCGTTGGCGCGGCGGTTGGCCGATGGCCCGGCGCTGGCGTACGGGACGACGAAGGTGCTGCTGACGCGGGAACTGGACATGGATCTGGGAAGTTCGATCGAACTCGAAGCCATCACCCAGGCTTTGCTGATGACGGCGAAGGACCATGGCGAGTTCTACGCCGCCTGGACGGCGGGGCGTTCGCCTCGGTGGACCGGACGATGA
- a CDS encoding SDR family NAD(P)-dependent oxidoreductase, with the protein MSRIVVVTGGTRGIGAAIAARFQAAGDQVHAPGRADCDVTDEAAVARYFDGLGPVDVLVNNAGISASAPLAKTSLDQWRTQFEVNATGAFLCTRAVLPGMRSRDTGRIVTVASTASHIGYRYTAGYTASKHAAVGLMRATAAEVAGTGVTANAVCPAFVRTDMTAASVARIQERTGRDEADAEAALAAASPLGRLLEPDEVAHAVTFFAAAEAAAINGQTLVLDGGGIQS; encoded by the coding sequence GTGAGCAGGATCGTCGTCGTCACCGGCGGGACACGCGGGATCGGCGCGGCCATCGCCGCCCGGTTCCAGGCCGCCGGTGACCAGGTGCACGCCCCCGGCCGGGCCGACTGCGACGTCACCGACGAAGCCGCCGTCGCACGGTATTTCGACGGCCTCGGCCCGGTGGACGTGCTGGTGAACAACGCCGGGATCTCGGCTAGCGCCCCGCTGGCGAAGACGTCACTGGACCAATGGCGGACTCAGTTCGAAGTCAACGCGACCGGCGCTTTCCTGTGCACCCGCGCGGTTCTGCCCGGTATGCGGTCGCGCGACACCGGCCGGATCGTCACCGTCGCCTCGACGGCGTCGCACATCGGCTACCGCTACACGGCCGGCTACACCGCGTCGAAGCACGCCGCCGTCGGCCTGATGCGCGCGACCGCCGCCGAGGTCGCGGGCACCGGCGTCACCGCGAACGCCGTCTGCCCGGCCTTCGTGCGCACGGACATGACGGCCGCCTCGGTGGCCCGGATCCAGGAACGCACCGGCCGCGACGAGGCCGACGCGGAAGCCGCCCTCGCCGCCGCGTCCCCGCTCGGCCGCCTGCTCGAACCCGACGAGGTCGCCCACGCGGTGACCTTCTTCGCGGCCGCCGAAGCCGCCGCGATCAACGGACAGACACTCGTCCTCGATGGAGGTGGGATCCAGTCATGA
- a CDS encoding benzoate-CoA ligase family protein, with protein sequence MTFNLATHFVDRLPGERTALLCGDEEVTYAGLAALVNRAGNVLRDLGVRSGQRVLLALNDSVEFVAVWYAAQKIGAVTAEVYSFLQPKDYAYYLAYTEAVVVIADGSTLPALREAGARNLLVIGDVELLPGEYSFASLVAAASPDLEAAPTTLDDIAIWKFTTGSTGSPKACVHPARSALESFDRYALGVLGLREDDRVLAVPKLFFGYARDLTALFPFGVGASGIVFGQRSTAELLFSLIERYRPTILVNVPTMMSAMIAHPAASTVDMSSLRLATSAGEALPSELHRKWDALFGVPVIDGIGSSEAYHIYLSNVPGAQRVGSLGREVPGYRARILDESGDPLPDGEIGTLEVTGPTIAREYYGDEEKTARTFHGDTLRTGDLFSRDTDGFFHHHGRADDLLKVSGVFVAPSEIEDCLIGHPAVVDCAVLGVTVDGLVVPRACVVLADDVSVTAEELKDHARAQLAKHKYPREVVFVTELPRTANGKLDRRALRRVEAE encoded by the coding sequence ATGACCTTCAACCTGGCGACCCATTTCGTCGACCGCCTCCCCGGCGAGCGGACGGCGTTGCTGTGCGGCGACGAGGAAGTCACGTACGCCGGACTGGCGGCGCTGGTGAACCGCGCCGGGAACGTGCTGCGCGACCTCGGTGTCCGAAGTGGACAGCGAGTCCTGCTGGCGCTGAACGACAGCGTCGAGTTCGTGGCCGTCTGGTACGCGGCGCAGAAGATCGGCGCGGTCACCGCCGAGGTCTACTCGTTCTTACAGCCCAAGGACTACGCGTACTACCTGGCCTATACTGAAGCCGTCGTCGTCATCGCGGACGGCTCGACGCTGCCCGCGCTGCGCGAGGCCGGGGCGCGGAACCTGCTGGTGATCGGCGATGTGGAGTTACTCCCCGGCGAGTACTCGTTCGCTTCGCTGGTCGCGGCGGCCTCGCCGGACCTGGAAGCCGCGCCGACCACCCTGGACGACATCGCGATCTGGAAGTTCACCACCGGGAGCACCGGTTCACCCAAGGCGTGTGTGCATCCGGCGCGCAGCGCGCTGGAGAGTTTCGACCGGTACGCGCTCGGCGTGCTCGGTCTCCGCGAGGACGATCGCGTCCTGGCCGTGCCGAAGCTGTTCTTCGGCTACGCGCGGGATCTGACCGCGTTGTTCCCGTTCGGCGTCGGCGCGTCGGGCATCGTGTTCGGTCAGCGCAGCACCGCCGAGCTGCTGTTCTCGCTGATCGAGCGCTACCGGCCGACGATCCTGGTCAACGTGCCGACGATGATGAGCGCGATGATCGCCCACCCGGCTGCGTCCACTGTGGACATGAGTTCGCTGCGGCTCGCGACGTCGGCGGGCGAGGCGCTGCCTTCGGAGCTGCACCGCAAGTGGGACGCCCTGTTCGGGGTCCCGGTGATCGACGGGATCGGCTCTTCGGAGGCGTACCACATCTATCTGTCCAATGTGCCCGGTGCGCAGCGGGTCGGCAGCCTCGGCCGCGAGGTCCCCGGTTACCGCGCGCGGATCCTCGACGAGAGCGGCGATCCGCTGCCGGACGGCGAGATCGGCACCCTGGAGGTCACCGGTCCGACGATCGCGCGCGAGTACTACGGCGACGAGGAGAAGACCGCGCGGACGTTCCACGGCGACACCCTGCGCACCGGCGACCTGTTCAGCCGCGACACCGACGGGTTCTTCCACCACCACGGCCGCGCCGACGACCTGCTGAAGGTGTCCGGAGTGTTCGTCGCGCCGAGCGAGATCGAAGACTGCCTGATCGGTCACCCGGCCGTCGTCGACTGCGCGGTGCTGGGCGTGACGGTCGACGGCCTGGTCGTCCCGCGGGCGTGCGTCGTCCTGGCGGACGACGTTTCGGTGACCGCCGAAGAACTGAAGGACCACGCGCGGGCGCAGCTGGCGAAGCACAAATATCCGCGCGAGGTCGTGTTCGTGACCGAACTCCCCCGCACCGCCAACGGGAAACTCGATCGGCGCGCGTTGCGCCGGGTGGAGGCAGAGTGA
- a CDS encoding creatininase family protein: MTYFADLSSRQVAAFASDARVPVLLLPVGAVEPHGPHAPLGTDPLISRGMCERAAARLAGDPGVRVLILPEVPYGVTRFAAGFAGGVSIGEETLYALLTEICGALAEQGLTRILLVNNHFEPAHLAVLRRVAETAGVGFVDLVRRRYAARLTDEFRSGECHAGQYETSLVLADRPDLVDAAVQRDLPAVHVDLARGGVTDFASAGMTEAYCGNPAQATAEEGEKTFSVLTDILVEAIRELA, from the coding sequence GTGACGTACTTCGCGGATTTGAGCTCGCGTCAGGTCGCGGCGTTCGCGTCCGATGCGCGCGTTCCCGTGCTGCTGCTGCCGGTGGGCGCCGTCGAACCGCACGGACCGCACGCGCCGCTGGGCACCGACCCCCTGATCTCGCGGGGGATGTGCGAGCGCGCCGCCGCGCGGCTGGCGGGCGATCCCGGCGTTCGCGTGCTCATCCTGCCCGAGGTGCCCTACGGCGTCACCCGGTTCGCGGCCGGGTTCGCGGGCGGCGTCTCGATCGGCGAAGAGACCTTGTACGCGCTGCTGACCGAGATCTGCGGGGCGCTCGCCGAGCAGGGCCTCACCCGGATCCTGCTGGTCAACAACCATTTCGAGCCCGCGCACCTGGCCGTGCTGCGCCGGGTGGCGGAGACCGCGGGCGTCGGTTTCGTCGACCTCGTCCGCCGCCGGTACGCGGCCCGGCTCACCGACGAGTTCCGCTCCGGCGAGTGCCACGCCGGGCAGTACGAGACGTCGCTGGTGCTCGCCGACCGGCCGGATCTGGTCGACGCCGCCGTCCAGCGCGACCTGCCCGCGGTCCACGTCGACCTGGCACGCGGCGGGGTCACGGACTTCGCGTCGGCGGGGATGACCGAGGCCTACTGCGGAAACCCCGCCCAGGCGACCGCCGAGGAAGGCGAGAAGACCTTCTCGGTGCTCACCGACATCCTGGTCGAAGCGATCCGGGAGCTGGCATGA
- a CDS encoding PaaX family transcriptional regulator: MPESHGDPGPQELVMTLLGTYVSPRESRRVWSGGLVAVLAGLGFSDGAARIALARLARRDLLARHKAGRLVHYSLTRRTIALLEDGDRRIFSLGRREREAGEWTVLWQSIPESRRQARERLVRRLRFLGFGPVQDGTWIAPHDREAEVLALLAELDVSEHAGLMLGKPSAGLDVRRFAARAWNLDGLSARYDAFVRDFGGCSGDLPDAEAFGVRTWLTHTFRAFPSLDPELPVGLIPAPPNRAAAVELFHDLYQALAPAAQRHFDEVTEP; this comes from the coding sequence ATGCCCGAATCCCACGGCGACCCAGGCCCCCAAGAGCTGGTGATGACGCTGCTCGGCACCTACGTGTCGCCGCGCGAGAGCCGCCGTGTCTGGTCCGGCGGCCTGGTCGCCGTGCTCGCCGGGCTCGGCTTCTCCGACGGCGCCGCGCGGATCGCGCTGGCCAGGCTCGCCCGCCGCGACCTGCTCGCGAGACACAAGGCGGGCAGGCTCGTCCACTACTCGCTGACCCGCCGCACGATCGCGCTGCTGGAGGACGGTGACCGCCGGATCTTCTCCCTCGGCAGGCGCGAACGCGAGGCCGGGGAGTGGACCGTGCTGTGGCAGAGCATCCCGGAAAGCCGCCGCCAGGCGCGGGAACGGCTCGTGCGCCGCCTGCGTTTCCTCGGCTTCGGCCCGGTGCAGGACGGCACCTGGATCGCCCCGCACGACCGCGAGGCCGAGGTGCTCGCCCTGCTGGCCGAACTCGACGTCTCCGAACACGCCGGGCTGATGCTCGGCAAACCTTCGGCAGGGCTCGACGTCCGGCGGTTCGCCGCCAGGGCCTGGAACCTCGATGGTCTCTCAGCGCGTTACGACGCGTTCGTCCGGGATTTCGGCGGATGTTCAGGCGACCTGCCTGACGCCGAGGCGTTCGGGGTCCGAACCTGGCTGACGCACACCTTCCGCGCCTTCCCGTCACTCGATCCGGAACTCCCGGTCGGGCTGATCCCCGCTCCGCCGAACCGGGCGGCCGCGGTCGAACTCTTCCACGATCTCTATCAGGCGCTCGCTCCGGCGGCGCAACGCCATTTCGACGAGGTGACCGAACCATGA
- a CDS encoding tryptophan 2,3-dioxygenase, producing MNDTQAALSYTSYLSLDEVLDAQHPRSDEHDELLFIVIHQVYELWFKQVLHEALYLQEQLEAGNTAHATRTLRRILTIFKVVVAQIDVLETMTPSQFTSFRARLDASSGFQSAQFRVLEAVLGRRDERVFAHYPEGGDQRAQIADAMARPSLFDSFTAYLAVKGYDVPTGRDVTKPLEPSPALQEVLLRVYRDDTGPSVVAEHLVDLDEGMQEWRYRHVKMVERTIGDKTGTGGSSGAHYLRTTLFSPMFPDLWAVRSRL from the coding sequence ATGAACGACACCCAGGCCGCATTGAGCTACACGTCCTACCTTTCGCTGGACGAAGTGCTGGACGCGCAGCATCCCCGGTCCGACGAGCACGACGAATTGCTCTTCATCGTGATCCACCAAGTGTATGAACTTTGGTTCAAACAAGTTCTCCACGAGGCGCTTTACCTGCAGGAGCAGCTCGAAGCGGGTAACACGGCTCACGCCACGCGCACACTGAGGCGAATCCTGACTATCTTCAAGGTGGTGGTCGCGCAGATCGATGTGCTCGAGACGATGACTCCGAGCCAGTTCACCAGCTTTCGTGCGCGACTCGACGCTTCGAGCGGGTTCCAGTCGGCTCAATTCCGTGTTCTGGAGGCCGTTCTCGGCCGCCGGGACGAGCGGGTGTTCGCGCATTACCCCGAGGGCGGTGATCAGCGTGCCCAGATCGCGGACGCGATGGCACGGCCGTCGCTCTTCGATTCCTTCACCGCCTACCTCGCGGTGAAGGGGTACGACGTCCCGACCGGGCGCGATGTCACCAAGCCACTCGAACCCTCTCCGGCGCTCCAAGAGGTTCTGCTGCGGGTCTACCGCGACGACACAGGGCCGTCCGTGGTGGCGGAGCACCTGGTCGACTTGGACGAAGGGATGCAGGAGTGGCGGTATCGGCACGTGAAAATGGTCGAGCGCACCATCGGAGACAAGACCGGGACGGGGGGTTCGTCGGGGGCGCATTACCTGCGTACGACGCTTTTCTCCCCGATGTTCCCGGACCTCTGGGCAGTGCGGAGCAGGCTGTGA
- a CDS encoding kynureninase, producing the protein MTTLDELRGDPNALAAHYTEFGVADRILLTGHSHQAWPDVAREGLLEAFADAAEEVDTKWDRAFAKADEMRAGFRTLLGDPHGGIALGASTHDLVIRFLSAMDLPRRPRLVTTDGEFHTLRRQLGRLAEEGVEVVRVPASPVSTLAERVAAEVTEDTAAVLVSAVLFETSRLVPGLAHLADVCLSKSVNLVVDAYHALGAVPFALHDLGLTNAWVLGGGYKYLQLGEGNCFLRMPAHAQELRPVVTGWYAEFGALADERRSGQTAYASGSDRFAGATYDPTSHYRGARVFRFFAEQGLTPEFLREVSRHQVGFLAEGFDKLGLPEDVITRDRETPLDRLGGFLSLKCADAGALQAALAERGVRTDSRGPYLRFGPAPYLSDSQLDSALRILGEIVG; encoded by the coding sequence GTGACGACCCTCGACGAACTCCGCGGCGACCCCAACGCGCTCGCGGCGCACTACACGGAATTCGGTGTGGCGGACCGGATCCTGCTGACGGGACATTCACACCAGGCTTGGCCGGACGTCGCCCGCGAAGGCCTTCTCGAGGCTTTCGCCGACGCGGCCGAAGAGGTCGACACGAAGTGGGACCGCGCCTTCGCGAAGGCCGACGAGATGCGAGCCGGGTTCCGGACGCTGCTCGGTGACCCGCACGGCGGGATCGCGCTCGGCGCCAGCACTCACGATCTGGTGATCCGGTTCCTGTCGGCGATGGACCTCCCGCGCCGCCCGCGCCTGGTCACCACCGACGGGGAGTTCCACACGCTGCGCCGTCAGCTGGGCAGGCTGGCCGAAGAGGGTGTCGAGGTCGTCCGCGTGCCCGCGTCGCCGGTCAGCACGCTGGCCGAACGCGTCGCGGCCGAGGTCACCGAAGACACCGCCGCCGTGCTCGTCTCGGCCGTGCTGTTCGAGACCTCCCGGCTCGTGCCGGGCCTGGCGCACCTCGCCGACGTCTGCCTGTCGAAGTCGGTGAACCTCGTCGTCGACGCCTACCACGCGCTGGGCGCCGTCCCGTTCGCGCTGCACGACCTCGGGCTCACCAACGCCTGGGTCCTCGGCGGCGGCTACAAGTACCTCCAGCTCGGCGAGGGCAACTGCTTCCTGCGGATGCCCGCGCACGCGCAGGAACTGCGGCCGGTCGTCACCGGCTGGTACGCCGAATTCGGCGCGCTCGCGGACGAGCGCCGTTCCGGTCAGACCGCCTACGCCTCCGGATCGGACCGGTTCGCCGGGGCGACCTACGACCCGACGAGCCACTACCGGGGCGCCCGCGTCTTCCGGTTCTTCGCCGAACAGGGCCTCACGCCCGAGTTCCTGCGGGAGGTCTCGCGGCACCAGGTCGGGTTCCTCGCCGAGGGCTTCGACAAGCTCGGGCTGCCCGAAGACGTCATCACCCGCGACCGGGAAACACCGCTCGACCGCCTCGGCGGGTTCCTGTCGCTGAAGTGCGCCGACGCCGGCGCGCTGCAAGCCGCGCTCGCCGAACGCGGCGTCCGGACCGACAGCCGCGGCCCGTACCTGAGGTTCGGCCCGGCACCGTACCTGTCCGACAGTCAACTCGACTCCGCACTTCGCATCTTGGGCGAGATCGTCGGCTAA
- a CDS encoding Glu/Leu/Phe/Val family dehydrogenase: protein MTEVFGQGTGHEQVVFCQDQATGLKAIIGIYSTALGPSLGGTRFYPYASEEAALADVLALSKGMAYKNALAGLDLGGGKAVIIGDPHKHKTEALLRAFGRFVQTLGGRYITACDVGTYVQDMDIVARESEFVTGRSPENGGAGDSSVLTAFGTYQGMRASADAVWGVPDLAGRKVGVAGVGKVGHILVGHLIEAGAQVVITDVSPAAIERTRAAYPAVEVVEDLDALIRTELDVFAPCALGGVLTDETVGELRTKIVCGAANNQLAHPGVDKLLDDRGILFAPDYLVNAGGVIQVDDERHGFDFARAKRKTTAIFDTTKAVFALAKADGVPPAAAADRLAERRMTEVGGLRSILTV from the coding sequence GTGACCGAAGTGTTCGGCCAAGGCACCGGCCATGAACAGGTCGTTTTCTGCCAGGACCAGGCCACCGGCCTGAAGGCCATCATCGGGATCTATTCGACGGCGCTCGGGCCGTCGCTGGGCGGGACCCGGTTCTACCCCTACGCGTCCGAGGAAGCCGCGCTCGCGGACGTCCTCGCGCTGTCGAAGGGGATGGCCTACAAGAACGCGCTCGCCGGGCTCGACCTCGGTGGCGGCAAGGCCGTCATCATCGGCGACCCCCACAAGCACAAGACCGAAGCGCTGCTTCGCGCCTTCGGCCGGTTCGTCCAGACGCTGGGCGGCCGCTACATCACCGCCTGCGACGTGGGCACCTACGTGCAGGACATGGACATCGTCGCCCGTGAATCGGAGTTCGTCACGGGCCGCTCGCCGGAGAACGGCGGCGCCGGCGATTCCTCGGTGCTCACCGCTTTCGGTACCTACCAGGGCATGCGCGCCTCCGCGGACGCCGTCTGGGGTGTCCCGGACCTCGCGGGCCGCAAGGTCGGCGTCGCCGGGGTCGGCAAGGTCGGGCACATCCTCGTCGGGCATCTGATCGAGGCGGGCGCGCAGGTGGTCATCACCGACGTCTCGCCGGCGGCGATCGAGCGCACCCGCGCGGCGTACCCCGCCGTCGAGGTCGTCGAGGACCTCGACGCGCTGATCCGCACCGAACTCGACGTCTTCGCGCCGTGCGCGCTGGGCGGGGTGCTGACCGACGAGACCGTCGGCGAGCTCCGCACCAAGATCGTCTGCGGCGCGGCCAACAACCAGCTCGCGCACCCCGGTGTCGACAAGCTGCTCGACGACCGCGGCATCCTCTTCGCGCCGGACTACCTGGTCAACGCCGGTGGCGTGATCCAGGTCGACGACGAGCGGCACGGCTTCGACTTCGCGCGGGCGAAGCGCAAGACGACGGCCATCTTCGACACCACCAAGGCGGTGTTCGCGCTGGCCAAGGCCGATGGGGTCCCGCCGGCGGCGGCGGCCGACAGGCTGGCCGAGCGCCGGATGACCGAGGTCGGCGGCCTGCGGTCGATCCTGACCGTGTAG